The Glycine soja cultivar W05 chromosome 9, ASM419377v2, whole genome shotgun sequence sequence ACCCTCTAGTTACCTGTCAAAAATAAATCATAGAATTCtttccctttatttctttttccttggTACTCACAAGTCCCATGACTGAAGCAAGAGTCAAGAGTGTCCATTGCGCTCTACTATGACACTCGTAATTGGTATTAACAATCAATGCACTTAATATATAGTTAATACACTCTGACTTTTGAGTCCTGCCCTCCAcatattctaataaaaaaacagcATTCCACTTGAATGCAACTGCTCTAATAAAAAACTACCATTGGGGCTTGATCAATGGTAGTTTTTTCGCACAGCACTCTTGTTTAATTGAGTTATTCTTTTTGTTGCTACGCTAGTATATTCCTAGATTTTTACTTGTTGATATTGCATTGTAAAGAGGATATTGTAAagtgtttttcttgttttttgatAAAAGACTATCATCTTAAGGTTTTCCATTACAAGCaagcaaatattttttctaacatttttttcttctggaTCAGGCATCACCAGAAAGAAAAGAGTCAGAGGAGAAGTTGGTGGTGAAGATGAATGAGGGGTTGAACCTATCCAAAGATGATAGGGACAAAATCAGTGAGATGCCTGACAACATCTTGCTCCACATGATGAATTTTATGGACACAAGAGAAGCTGTTCAGACTTGTGTATTGTCTAAACGATGGAATAATCTTTGGAAACGTCTCACGTCTCTACTATTCAATTCCTCGAAATTTGGAAGTGTtgtcaaaattatcaatttctTGTATATGTTTCTATCTGATCGAGATGACTCCATTTCTCTATCTACTGTCTATTTGGATCTCAGTCAACGTCCACGTGATTCCACAAGTTGTTTAGGTTTCTTAATCACTCATGCCTATGATTGGGAATGCCTAAATAGGTTAATGAAATATGCTGTGTCGCACAATTGTCAGCGCCTTTCaatcaaaatacttttttattgtaaatttgaaGTTGATCCTGTCATTTTTTCCTGTCCCTCGTTGATAAGTCTTCGGCTTTCCTTTACGCCTTTTGGTACAAATTGTAAACTTCCAAAATCTCTGCAGCTGCCGGTATTGAAAACTTTGTATCTTCATCATGTCTGTTTTACCGCAAGCGACAATGGGTGTGCTGAACTCTTTTCAACTTGTTTTTTGTTGAATACTTTGGTCCTTGAAAGATGTTCTTTGGACCAGTATGCTGAAGTCATATGCATATCAAATTCTAACCTTTCCTGTTTGATTCTGGATAATGCCATGGAAGATGCTGATACAATTGTCCTTTCTACTCCAAAACTTAGTTTGCTAACTATCAAAGATGACTTTTGTAGGAATAAATACTCCTCCACAtgcaatctttcttttcttgaaaaagTATATGTAGATGCTTCTGGTTATAATGAGGATTCTTCAGAACACCTAAGTTGGCTGCAACTGGTCACTAATATAAAGGAAATGATACTTTCGGCGGATACCATTAGTTTTATTCGAAAGGTAATACATTTTTG is a genomic window containing:
- the LOC114367670 gene encoding F-box/LRR-repeat protein At1g55660-like; the encoded protein is MNEGLNLSKDDRDKISEMPDNILLHMMNFMDTREAVQTCVLSKRWNNLWKRLTSLLFNSSKFGSVVKIINFLYMFLSDRDDSISLSTVYLDLSQRPRDSTSCLGFLITHAYDWECLNRLMKYAVSHNCQRLSIKILFYCKFEVDPVIFSCPSLISLRLSFTPFGTNCKLPKSLQLPVLKTLYLHHVCFTASDNGCAELFSTCFLLNTLVLERCSLDQYAEVICISNSNLSCLILDNAMEDADTIVLSTPKLSLLTIKDDFCRNKYSSTCNLSFLEKVYVDASGYNEDSSEHLSWLQLVTNIKEMILSADTISFIRKGLEVLDSVRIQPPGFVNLESLVVKRDSFDFISDEEVNCVVRFLLQNSIQTLDEEKTVNITYTNSLFKYLGKYFTIYSSFLLYFMFSYVVGVLILKLIIDRYCDCGCFYVIFFALKDKNL